DNA from Gemmatimonadota bacterium:
CGCGGGCTCGGATGCCCATGCGTGGTTCCTGGGCATGAAGCCTCGCTGCAACACGGTCGAGGTGGAGACCGCGCTACGATCGAGCGCTCCTCCGCAGGGGTGGGAGGGACAGGGCTTCGCGGCCGCCTGCCTGGCGCTGGCCGGACGCACCGACGATGCGCGCGAACGACTCGCCGGCCTGGATGCCGACGCACGGTGGAGGGCCGCGGGAATTGTCTTCGACATAGGGCATCCGGTCGCAGACGCGGGAGACGACATCTCCGCCGCACCCATCATGGAGCTGGTGGTGGAGTTCTGGCCCAACCACTACATGGCGCTGTACCACGCGGGCGCGGCCCGCTTCGAGCTGGGTCAGCTGGCCGCGGCGCGGCCCTATCTCGAGTCGTTCCTGCGGGAGTACGGAGTCGAGGACGGCTGGACCGGGAGCGCTCGACGGATGCTGGAGGAGATGGAACCCTAGCGATTGCGCATATGCTCCGCGACGGAGCGCGCGATCTTCTGCTGGGCCACGGGCAACGCCAATCCCTCCGCTTCCGCCAGCGTGACCCAGCGCGCCGACGCGGCGGAGTGGCCCAAGCCGGCGAGCACGGCTCGCGGGTCCACCTCGGGGCGCTCGAGCTGCACCAGCAGCGGGTGGTAGGTGGCCTTGAGGTGACTGAACTGGTGATCCACCGCGGGAAGGGCGCTGCGGCAGCGCTCGGGGACCGCCACCATCTCGCGGGCCGGAAACTCCCACATGCGCGCCAGCAACCCCTCGTCGGGGCGTTGCACCAGGACGGTGCGGCCCTCATCCGTCCACACGACGAGGCTCAGGTAGTGGAGGTGGGGTACCGGCCCGCGCTTTCGAGGCGGAGGTCTCAGCGCCACGGTGCCCCGCTCGAGTGCCGCACAGCGAAAGGCCAGCGGACACGCGTCACAGCTCGGAGCGCGTGGCGTGCATACGGTGGCACCCAGCTCCATGAGCGCCTGATTGAAGTCGCCGGGGCGTCGGCGATCGAGCAAGGCTTCGGCGGCCGCCCACAGCTCGGACTCGTCGGGCGCCTCCAGGTCGAACAGGCGAGACAACACACGCCGTACATTCCCGTCCACGACCGGCTCGGGCACCCCGAACGCGATGCTCGCTACGGCGCCCGCAGTGTAGCGCCCCACTCCCGGCAGGTCGCGTAGAGCGACGGCATCGCGGGGGATGACGCCGCCGTGACGGTCGCGCACCGCCTGGGCGGCCCGATGCAGGTTGCGCGCTCTGGAGTAGTAGCCCAGCCCCTTCCAGATCGGCAGCACGTCGTCGACGTCGGCCGCGGCCAGCGACGAGAGCGTGGGGAAGCGCTCCAACCAGCGCTCGAAGTAGGGGATGACGGTCTCGACCCGCGTCTGTTGGAGCATGATCTCCGACACCCACACCCGGTAGGGATCATCCGTGCCGCGCCAAGGCAGCTCCCGCCGGGTGGCGTCGTAGAAAGCGAGCAGGGCCCGCCGCAGCGGTGCCAGTGGTTCGGAACCGTTCACGTAGACAAAGCTACGGTACCTCCGCGCGGATGGGGTACCCGGGCGTCGGGAGTTCGCAGGCCGGCCGGGCGCCCCGGCACGTCCATGGCGCTTCTCCGCCTGCCTGGGGTATGGTTCGAGACGGCCGGGAGGGGCCATGCGCTATACCACCTACACCAAGTTCAAAGGCGGCTGGGCCGACGCGCTCAACATCGAGGCGCTGCTCGAGCACATGGCCGACTTCCTGTTGGATGCCGGCTTCGCCGGCGGGCCGCACTTCCACCCCTACTGGGGCTGGTCCGGCACGGAGGACACCGATTCCACCGACGCGCTCAAGCGGGCGCTGCTGGAAGCCCTGCTCAAGAGCGGCCAGCTGACGCCGGAGATGCTGGCCGAGCTCCGGGGAGAGGGCGAGGGAGACGAGGCCGTGCGCCAGCAGATCGCTCAGCTCCTGGACGACCTGGTCCAACGACTGGTGGAGGAGGGGTTCATCACCCTGGGGGACGGCGAGCCGCGGGTGCCGGGAGCCACCTACGACGTGACGGGCCAGGGCAACATCGACGAAGCCCGGGAAGCGGCCATGTCCGTCAACTTCGACCTGACCGCCAAAGGCATGGACTTCCTGGGCTATCGATCGCTCCGGAGGCTGTTGTCCGCCATCGGCAACGCCGACTCGGGCCAGCACGAGACCACGGACCTGTCCACTGGAGTGGAGGTCGACGCGGCCAGCCGACCCTACGAGTTCGGGGACACCCTCAACCTCGACATCCCGGCCACGCTCAAGAGCGCCATCCAGCGGGAAGGGATGGGCATCCCGCTGGCACTCGACTATTCGGACCTCCAGGTGATGCAGACCGAGCGGCGCTCCTCCTGCGCCACGGTGCTCATGCTGGACATCTCTCACTCCATGGTGCTCTACGGCGAGGATCGCTTCGCCCCCGCCAAGAAGGTGGCCCTGGCGCTCTCCCACCTGATCCGCACCCAGTTCCCGGGCGATTCCCTGCGCGTGCTCACGTTCGGCGACCGGGCGCAGGAGATCCCCCTGTCGCAGCTCTCCAAGGCCCAGGTGGGGCCCTACCACACCAACACGGCCGAAGGACTGGAGCTGGCCCGCCGCATCCTGCTCGCACAAAAGAAGGACATGCGGCAGATCATCATGATCACCGACGGCAAGCCCAGCGCGCTCACGTTGGCGGACGGGCGCATCTACACCAACTCGGGGGGCCTGGACCCCCAGATCCTCAGGCGCACCTTCCGGGAAGTGGCTGCCTGCCGGAAGGCCGGGATCCTGATCAACACGTTCATGTTGGCCCGAGACCCCGCGCTCGTGCAGTTCGTGCAGAGGGTCTCGGAGATCGCGCGTGGAAAGGCCTACTTCACCACCACCATGACGCTGGGCCAGTACCTCATGATGGACTTCCTCAAAGGGAAGGGCCGGCGGGTAGGGTAGGCGTCCCTGCGGACAGCGATCGTAGCGACGGGGGATTTCCTTGCCGGGGTCGGCGGAGTCCTCCCATGATACCCCCCGACCTTCCGGCCCGGCCGCCTTCAGGTCCGGGACCAGAGGGTCGTTCTGCGAAACAGAGAGGCCCTGCGCATGAAGCCCACCGACGTCCTGTCCGACCCGAGCTACTACCACAAGGTCGTCGATTGTCAGTGGGCCTGTCCGGCCCATACCAACGTTCCCGAGTACATCCGCCTGATCGCCCAGGGGCGCTTCACGGACTCGTACTGGCTCAACCGCGCCTCGAACGTCTTCCCGGGGATCCTGGGCCGTACCTGCGACCGACCCTGCGAGCCCGCGTGTCGCCGCACGCGAGTGGACGGCAAGCCGGTCGCCATCTGCAGGCTCAAGCGGGTGGCCGCCGACCACCGCGATCCAGGCGACGACCGCCGCTTGCCGGTGCCTGCCGTGAAGAACGGGAAGCGCATCGCGCTGGTGGGCGCGGGACCCGCTTCCCTGACGGTCTGCAACGACTTGATGCCGCTCGGCTACGAGTGCACCGTCTACGAGAAGCTCAGCCGTCCCGGGGGGCTGATGCGCATCAACATCCCCTCGTTCCGTCTCCCGCCCGAGGTCCTCGACAGCGAGATCGACCTGATCCTCGACATGGGAGTCGACGTGCGCTACGAGACGCCCATCGACAGCATGAAGGCACTGCTCGAAGAGGGCTACGACGCCGTGTTCGTCGGATCGGGTGCGCCCAAGGGCAAGGAGCTGGAGCTCCCCGGCCGGCAGGAGGGCGCGGCCAACATCCACATCGGCATCGAGTGGCTGGCCAACGTGCATTTCCAGCACATCGACCGGATCGGCTCTCGCGTGCTGGTGATCGGAGTGGGCAACACGGCCATGGACTGCTGTCGCTCGGCCAAGCGCCTGGGCGGCACGGACGTGAAGGTCATGGCCCGCCGCGGCCGCAGGCAGTTCAAGGCCTCCCCCTGGGAGTTGGAGGACGCCGAGGAGGAGCAGGTCGAGATCATCGAGAACCACTCGCCCAAGCGCTTCGTGATCGAGAACGGACGCCTGACCGGCATGGAGTTCGAGGTGGTCGAGTGGGTGAAGGGCGACGACGGGCGCACCCGCATGAACGTGCTGGACACGGTCATCATCCCCGCAGACGACGTGATCCTGGCCATCGGGCAAGACAACGCGTTCCCCTGGATCGAGCGCGACATCGGCATCGAGTTCGGCGACTGGGACATGCCGGTCGTGGACCGCACCACCTTCATGTGCTCGCGGCCAGGCGTATTCTTCGGGGGAGACGCCGCCTGGGGGCCGGAGAACATCATCTGGGCCGTGGAACACGGGCATCAGGCCGCCATCTCCATCCACCAGTATTGCGAGGGGCTCTCGCTGACGGATCGGCCACCGCAGGGCATGAACCTCTACAGCACCAAGATGGGCATGCACGAGTGGACGTATTCCAACAACTACGACCCCGCGGCCCGGGCCAAGATGGTGCACGCCGATCTGCAGGCGCGCTTCCAGGAGATGGATCTCGAGGTCGAGCTGGGCTTCAACGCCGAGCAGACCGCCCACGAAGTGCAACGCTGCCTGAATTGCGACATCCAGACGCACTTCACGGCGTCGCTGTGCATCGAATGCGACGCTTGCCTCGACATCTGCCCGACCAACTGCCTGACCATCACCTGGAACGGTGAGGAGGAGGACCTGCGCGGCCGCCTCATCGCGCCCACGCTCCATCCCGAGCAGGAGATCTACGTGTCCGAAGGGTTGCCACAGACGGCCCGCGTGATGGTCAAAGACGAGGACGTCTGCCTGCACTGCGGCCTTTGTGCCGAGCGCTGTCCGACCGCCGCCTGGGACATGATGAAGTTCGAGCTCTTCTACCCGCATGCTGCCACGAGCAGCGGATTGGCACACGCCGCCTCATGACCTCATCCAGCCCGGCTCCCGGCAGGGAGCTCCGCATCAACGACTTCGCGTTCAAGATCGGGACGGTCAACGGAACGGGCTCGGCCAGCGCCAATGGCCTGCTCATGCAGACGATCTTCCGCATGGGCATCCCGATCTCGGGAAAGAACGTATTCCCGTCCAACATCCAGGGCCTGCCCACCTGGTACGAGATCCGGGTCAACGGTCGGGGGCGCACGGCGCGCACTCCGCTCTTCGACCTGATCGTGGCCATGAACCCGGCCACGTACGCTCGGGACGTGGCCGAGGTGAGGAACGACGGCTGGCTGCTGCACGATTCCTCGTGGCCGATGGATCCCAGCCTGAAGCGGGAGGACGTGACCTTCCTGGGCATCCCCATCGGCAAGATGTGCGTCGAGCACTTCCAGGGTGCGCGCGAGCGCATCCTGATGAAGAACATCGTCTACACGGGGGCGCTGGCCGCGCTCTTCGACATGGACATGACGGTCATCCAGCACCTGCTGGAGGAGACCTTCGCCAAGAAGAAGGCGCTGCTGGACTCGAATTTCCTGGCTGTGCGCCTGGGCTACGAGTACGCCAAGGAGCACTTCGAGTGTCCGCTGCCCATCCGCCTGCAGCGGTTGGACGAGACCTCCGACCACATCATCATCGACGGCAACACGGCCGCGGCGCTGGGGTGCGTCTACGCGGGTGCGACGGTGGGCGCCTGGTATCCCATCACGCCCTCCACGTCGCTGATGGACGGCTTCACGCGCTTCTGCAGGCAGTTCCGCACCGATCCGGAGACCGGTGAGAAGAACTACGCCATCATCCAGGCCGAGGATGAGCTGTCCGCGGCAGGGATGGTGATCGGCGCCAACTGGGCGGGCGCACGGGCCTTCACGCCGACCAGCGGACCCGGCATCTCGTTGATGAGCGAGTTCATCGGCCTGGCCTACTACGCCGAGGTGCCCTCCGTCTTCTTCAACGTCCAGCGCACGGGGCCCTCCACCGGGATGCCCACGCGCACGCAACAGGGCGACCTGATGCTCTGTGCCTACGCGTCCCACGGGGACACCAAGCACATCGTGCTCTTCCCGGCCCATCCCGGTGAGAGCTTCGAGATGGCCGTGGCCTCCTTCGATCTGGCCGAGCGCTACCAAACCCCGGTGTTCGTGGTCCAGGACCTGGATATCGGCATGAACGACTGGATGGTGCCGCGCTTCCGCTGGGACGACAGCTACCGGCCCGATCGCGGCAAGGTGCTGAACGCCGAGGAGCTGGAGGCCGCCCAGAACTTCTACCGCTATCTGGACGTGGATGGGGACGGCATTCCCTACCGCACCCTGCCCGGTGTCCACCCCAAGGGGGCGTACTTCACGCGTGGCTCGGGGCACGACAAATACGGCCGCTACACCGAGGACTCGGACGCCTACGTCGAGGTGGTGGATCGCCTGCGCCGCAAGGTGGAGGGGGCGGCCGAGGCGCTGCCGGCACCCCTGGTCGATCACCGGGAAGGCCCGGGGAAGGCCCGCTACGGGATCGTCTCGATCGGAGCCTGCGATGGTGCCGCCCGGGAGGCCCTGGACCAGCTGCGCGCCGAGGGGATGTCCGTCGACTACATGCGGATCCGCGGCTTCCCCTTTGCCGCTTCGGTGGAGGAGTTCCTGCACGCGCACGAGGTCAACTTCATTGTCGAGCAGAACCGGGACGCGCAGCTGCGCTCCCTGCTGCTGCTGGAGACCGAGACGCCCCGTTCCAAGTTGGTCTCGGTACGGTACTACGGCGGACTGCCCATGAGCTGCCACCACGTCGTGGACGGCATCCACCGGCACTTCTATGGGGACGAAGCCATCGAGCCCCTTCCGATCGGCGGGTCGCGAGGAGTCGCATAGTCCATGACCTACATCACCAAGCCCAAGGTCCATCACCCGAAGCTGGAGCGGAACGAGCTCGGGCTGACCCGGCGGGACTATGAAGGCACCATCTCCACGCTGTGCGCGGGGTGTGGCCACGACTCCATCACGGCCGCCATCGTGCAATCCTTCTACGAGCTGAGCATTCCGCCGCACCGCGTGGCCAAGCTCTCGGGCATCGGGTGCTCCGCCAAGACGCCGGCCTACTTCGTCAAGGAAGCGCACGGCTTCAACAGCGTGCATGGCCGCATGCCGTCGGTAGCCACTGGCGCCATCGCCGCCAACCGGGATCTGGTCTACATCGGTATCTCCGGGGACGGGGACTCGTTGTCCATCGGATTGGGGCAGTTCTGTCACGCCATCCGCCGCGGCATCGACATGCTCTACGTGCTGGAGAACAACGGCGTCTACGGCCTCACCAAGGGTCAGTTTTCGGCCTCCGCGGACATCGGCACCAAATCCAAGCGCGGAGAGGCCAACACGCAGTCGCCTATCGACCCCGTGTTGGTGGCCATGCAACTGGGCGCCACCTACGTGGCCCGAGGCTTCTCCGGCGACAAGGCGCAGCTGGTCCCTCTGCTCAAGGCGGGCCTGAGCCACCAGGGCTTCGCCTTCATCGATGTGATCTCGCCCTGCGTGACCTTCAACGACCACGTCGGGTCCACCAAGAGCTACCGCTACACGCGCGAACACCTGCACGACCTGGTGCCGGTCGACTTCGTGCCGCTCAAGAGCAGCATCGAGAAGGAGCAGCAGGACGCGGGTGTGACGGAGATCGCCATGCACGACGGCAGCATCGTGCGCTTCCGCAAGGTGGGCGACGACTACGACCCCACCGATCGCGTGAAAGCCATGGGACGCTACGAGGAGCTCACGGCTGCGGGAGAGGTGGTCACCGGACTGCTGTACGTGAATACGGAGGGCGACGACTTCCACGCCCAGAACCACACCACTGCCGCACCCCTGGTGGACCTCCCCTACGAGAAGCTCTGCCCGGGAAGCGCGGCGCTCGACCGCCTGATGGAGAACTACCGCTGACGCCCGACCAGTCCATCGCGTTCGCCCAGGCGGACGCGTTCACCGACGTGCCCTTCGCGGGCAACCCGGCCGCCGTGTGCCTGCCGGAGGGGCCGCTCCCCGCGGGGCTGATGCAGAGCATCGCCGCCGAGATGAACCTCTCGGAGACCGCTTTCCCCGAGCCTCCGAACCCGGAAGGCGTGCGTCGCCTGCGCTGGTTCACACCCGCCCTGGAAGTGGACCTGTGCGGGCACGCCACCCTGGCCGCGGCGCACGTGCTGTACGAGCGGGGCGCCGCGGCGCCGCTGGTGTTCGAGACCCGCAGCGGGCGGCTCACCGTGCACCGGGAACCGGACGGCCAGCTGCGCATGGACTTCCCCGCGGTACCCACCGAGAAAGCCGCCGCTCCGGCCGGTCTCCTGGAGGCGTTGGGGGTGCCCGCTGCCACGGCCACGGCGCGCGGTCCGGCCGGCCAGTACTGGTTGGTGGAGGTGGAGCGCGAAGCGCAGGTCCGGGCCCTGAAGCCCGACTACAGCGCGCTGGCGCGACTCGATCTGGGCGGACGCATCGGCGTGGCGGTCACGGCACCGGGGAACGAGGTGGACTTCGTATCGCGGTTCTTCGCGCCCTGGGCCGGCATCGACGAGGACCCCGTCACCGGCTCCGCGCATTGCATGATGGCACCGTGGTGGGCGGAGCGGCTGGGGAAGGGCACGATGAGCGCCCGCCAGATCTCCCCGCGCGGGGGCTCCCTGGAGGTGCGCGCACTGGGAGAGCGCGTGCACCTGGTGGGTCGTGCCGTCACTGTGGCGGAGGGGAAGCTCCGCGTGCGTTGACCGCGAACTCGGGCCTTCCGGGCCGCTACTCTACCCGGTTCAGATCGTAGCGCATGATGCGTGCGTGGGGGCTGTCCGCCTCACGCTCCAGCCCGAAGCAATCCCCGGTCAGGGTGCCCAGCTCCTGCAGCAAGGCCTCCAGCTCCATCCAGTCTTCCGCCCTGGTCCGGAGCGTGAGTGCGCCCTGACACTCCCGGATCCGGTGCGGGCGACTCATGCCCACGATCACGGAGGCGGATTCGGCGCGGTCGAGCACCCACTTGAGAGCGACCTGGGCGAGGGTGGCACCGTGCCGGTCCGCGACCCGCCGCAGCAGGTCGAGGATAGACTGGAAGGCGTCCCACCCGCCCAACTCCTCGATGACCAGCCGGTACTTGGTGAGCGAGCGGTTGGGTAGCGCACGCGCAGCCGCGAGGCCACCCGCTGCCGGATCGGGCCGCCCCAGCCAGGCGTCGGTGAGGAAGCCACCGGCCAGCGTGCCGTAGCACAACAGGCGCACATCCTGCGCCTCCGCCCAGGCGGTCATGCCGCGCTCCGGTCTCCGGTCGAGCGGCGAGTACTGCACCTGGTGGGCAACCAGGGGAACGTCGGCGGCCACGATACGCTCGAGATGCGGCACATCGAAGTTGGTCGCGCCCACATGTTCGATCTTGCCCGCCCGTCGCTGCTCGTCCAACCAGCCTGCGACCTGTTCGACGCCGGGCACCTCGTAGTCCCACCAGGCCAGTTGCACCAGGTCGAGCCGTTCCACGCCGAGCCTCGTGAGGGAGCGATCCACGATGCGCTCCACATAGCCGCGATCGACATGCGCCAGGGCCGAGCGGTCCGGAACCAGCTTGGTGTGGAAGCGCAGCGCCCGCCCCACCTCGGAGCCCATCCGCTGGTGGGTGCGCCGGCGCACCTCACCCAGAAGCTCCTCGACGCCCGTGTAGATGTCGGCACAATCGAAGGTGGTCACGCCGTAGGCGATCACCTCCAGGAACTCGTCGAGTGCCTCCGCTCCGGCGGGCCCATTCGCGTGGTGCCCCTCTGAAAGCTGCCAGGCGCCGACGATGAGCGGAGGCGGCGTGAACGGAGGCACAGGCTGGCTCACGCAGGATCCAGGGGCACTCTGGTGACCTCGGCGTGACGAAACGTGCGCCGGGCCGTGCGCATGATGCGGAAACGCGCACCGCAGTGCGGGTCCGGACACGCGATCTCGGTGTCGGTGGTCATCCAGTCGTGGGGGTGCGTATCGCGCTGCTTGGCCGGAAGCAGCGGCAGCAAGGCCGCCAGGGGGTAGAGGGGGAAGGACTGGCCGGGCGGCAGGCTCAGGTTCTCTCCCGAAAGCTCGAAGAAATCACCGGGATGGTGATTGCACACCATGTCTTCGGGCTTCCCCACCACCTCCACGCGCAGATCCCAGAGCTCGAACTCGTCGCCCGTCGGTTTCATTCCGTCTTCCTTCCCGAAGTGCATTGCGTCATCCTGCTTCTGAGCACCGGCGCATCGATCGCTGGATCCGCCCCCGCGGGGTACCCGACCACCGGGGCCGCCCGCTAGGTTGCCGCCGGACGGCCGCCCGATTCCGCTTCACCTACAGGGTCGCCGTCAGCACCAGCAGCGGCCTCGTCCGGCGCCCCGCGGGCGCATCATCTTTCCGCCCCTCGCTCCCGGGAGCAAATGAGCACAGCGCGCGTCACGTTCCTGGGTGGTCGTGCGGGCGCGTTGCTTCCTCTGCTGACCTTCCTGGCCGGCGTGGCCTGGCTCGGTCTGTCGGGTGCTCCCGACGAGCGGGGGTTCTGGCCGGTCCTCGTGCTGGCGCTCGCGGTGGGAACGCTGCTGGCCCGCGACCGCGAGGCCTACGGCTCCGCCGTGCTCGGTGGGATGGCCCGCCCATTGGTGATGGTGATGGTGCTGGCCTGGCTGCTCGCCGGCGTGCTGGGTTCGCTCATCAATGCCAGTGGCTTCGTCGAGGCACTGGCGGGCCTGGCCGCCGACGCGCACGTCCGCGGTGGACGGTTCGCGCTCGCCGCGTTCCTCATCGCAGCCGCGGTCTCGACCGCCACCGGGACCAGCCTGGGCACCCTGCTGGTGTGTGCTCCCCTGCTGCACCCTACGGGCGTCGGGTTGGGCGCGGATCCGGCGGTGCTGATCGGCGCCCTCCTGGGGGGCGCCACCTTCGGCGACAACGTCTCTCCGCTGTCGGACACCACCATCGCGTCGGCTACCACGCAGGGTGCGGAGATCGGTGCCGTGGTGCGCTCCCGGCTTCGCTACGCGCTACCGGCGGCAGCGGTGGCGGGCCTGGGCTTTCTGCTCACCGGCACCGATGCCATCGCCACCGGGGCGGGACCTGCGGCGGCCAGCGCCACGCGTCTGCCGCTCTGGGCCGGACTGGGGCCTGGTCTGGTGGTGGTGCTGCTGCTGCGCGGACGCACGCTGCTCGAGGGTCTGCTGGCTGGATGCGCGGCCACCGCGCTGCTGGGGCTGGGGCTCGGCCTGATCACGCCGGCGGACCTCCTTTCCATCGACCATGACGCGTTCCTTGCCCGCGGCCTGGTGCTGAGCGGAATGGAGCGCGCCACCGGGATCGTGATCTTCACACTGCTGCTCATGGGCCTGATCGGCGGCGTCGAGAGCAGTGGTCTCCTGGACAATCTGGTGGCCTGGACCCGCAAGCGGGCCACAACGGCAGCCCGTGCGGAATGGGCCATCTTCGCGGCCGTGTCGGGAGCCGTGCTTCTCACCACGCACTCCGTGGTGGCCATCCTGTCCACCGGTCCGCTGGCGCGCGAGGTGGGCGCGGAGCGAGGGCTCCCGGCCACCCGTCGCGCCAACGTGCTCGACATCACGGTCTGCACATACCCGTTCCTGCTCCCGTTCTTCATCCCCACCATCCTGGCCTCCAGCCTGACCGGAGGCGGGGCCGCCGCCGCCCGGGTGGCGCCGCTCGCCGCAGGCCTCCACAACCTGCACTCGTGGGCGCTCCTCGCGGTGCTGCTCTTCGCGCTGGCCACCGGCTGGGCGCGGAGCGAGGACGGGTCCCCGGAGAGAGCGGACGGAACCGGGCTAGGGAGCCCGGGAGGTGGTGCGGACGAGGGCACCGCGGTGTAAGACGCCGCGCGGCCAGGCCGTAGGATTCGGGCCCAGCAGGTTCGTAGCAGTGGGTGCCTTACCCAATCTGTCAGCCTTGGATGTCTCCGTGCTCGATCTCTTGAAGTGCTCGACGTATCGGGCCGCGCTGTTGGTTCTCCTGG
Protein-coding regions in this window:
- a CDS encoding Na+/H+ antiporter NhaC family protein, with the translated sequence MSTARVTFLGGRAGALLPLLTFLAGVAWLGLSGAPDERGFWPVLVLALAVGTLLARDREAYGSAVLGGMARPLVMVMVLAWLLAGVLGSLINASGFVEALAGLAADAHVRGGRFALAAFLIAAAVSTATGTSLGTLLVCAPLLHPTGVGLGADPAVLIGALLGGATFGDNVSPLSDTTIASATTQGAEIGAVVRSRLRYALPAAAVAGLGFLLTGTDAIATGAGPAAASATRLPLWAGLGPGLVVVLLLRGRTLLEGLLAGCAATALLGLGLGLITPADLLSIDHDAFLARGLVLSGMERATGIVIFTLLLMGLIGGVESSGLLDNLVAWTRKRATTAARAEWAIFAAVSGAVLLTTHSVVAILSTGPLAREVGAERGLPATRRANVLDITVCTYPFLLPFFIPTILASSLTGGGAAAARVAPLAAGLHNLHSWALLAVLLFALATGWARSEDGSPERADGTGLGSPGGGADEGTAV